One Mugil cephalus isolate CIBA_MC_2020 chromosome 22, CIBA_Mcephalus_1.1, whole genome shotgun sequence genomic window carries:
- the yaf2 gene encoding YY1-associated factor 2 isoform X2: MGDKRSPTRKPRPVSQLVSQQQVTQQFVLPSQPKKEKKERVEREKSDREPALKKNSHKKMRPRLKNIDRSSAQHLEVTVGDLTVIITDFKEKAKPASTSATSSSSASSADHHSQNGSSSENTEKGLSRSSSPRGEGSSVNGESH; this comes from the exons GAAGCCTCGTCCCGTCTCCCAGCTCGTCTCTCAGCAGCAGGTAACGCAGCAGTTTGTGTTGCCCTCGCagcccaaaaaagaaaagaaggagcgagtagagagggagaagagcgACAGAGAGCCAGCGCTCAAGAAGAACAGTCACAAGAAGATGAG GCCGAGATTAAAAAACATCGACCGAAGCAGCGCCCAGCACCTGGAGGTGACGGTCGGCGACCTGACGGTGATCATAACGGACTTCAAGGAGAAGGCCAAGCCCGCGTCCACCTCGGCGACTTCCTCCAGCTCCGCGTCGTCGGCCGACCACCACAGCCAGAACGGCTCCAGCTcggaaaacacagagaagggCCTTTCCCGCTCCTCCTCGCCCCGAGGAGAGGGGAGCTCGGTCAACGGAGAGTCCCACTGA